From Cellulomonas dongxiuzhuiae, the proteins below share one genomic window:
- a CDS encoding Ig-like domain-containing protein, whose product MAAARARRQSTTHDGSRRRGRFVARVAALLAGALVAAPLTLVGIASPAAAAEYRQFKQVFTTNTNGEILMAANTLMTCNAATGATRRTCAEARAGTGSDLNNNDFTSMQFVDVDASADTFNSSSADLTVPDGGSVLWARLYWAGRTGSGGPNQSVALRDEAVLRVPGAAGYREVTADVDAVDVAVKDDYGTAYQAHLDVTAIVQAAGSGTYTVGNVQSSSDGTNQYAGWALVVAVSDPAAPARNLTIFDGFGSVSIGDALPTFTVSGFITPPNGDIRTSVGVVAYEGDRGYTGDQLQLNGTDLSDLSNPVGNSFNSSISRFGVDDGRRNPAFVNQLGFDADVFRVARPVVNNGDTSATITLTTSLDQYFPGVVTFATDLYDPTLLGNKSVTDVNDGPLRPGDVLRYTVPVSNIGLDTAADSRFFDAIPTGTSYVPESLAIDGVPVTDAQDDDAGYYDAAPRGHVVAHLGAGASAGGGGDIPITPELADAPHTVSFSVVVDADIPHGAQIVNGAAMTYRGKTTYASASSVSNVVTDVVTATPDAGENPPVATPHVLTFRPRPIERTLDIAVLDGDRDADGDTFSVKAVTDAAGGALTVNADGTVTYAPRDDFAGRDVFTYTIEDSTGLRSTASVQVVVVNDAPVAHDDTATTTGGTPVTIDVLDVDTDANGDQISVRSVTPTSTQGGTVTIAPDDGSVVYTPRPGFRGTDTFDYVVQDTRGGSDTATVTVTVANGLPVAQPDTYTVNAGGTVALDLLANDSDPDGDAIQIAGILPAPSHGAYSMAASGTGSYTPYLGFVGTDIFVYRVRDDQSPAGVSSPVTVTIIVNGRPVANGDTANVPTGSSDVVVPVLDNDTDPENGDLTVTVVTQPGQGSAVALDDGTVRYTPAAGWAGEDELTYRVTDAGGLSSTATVTVTTANTAPVAVDDVASVAKNGVLSGVPVLANDTDVNVAAGVPGQALTVTAASADNGATVNPHANSTLDVTPATGFVGTVTVTYTVTDGAGGTDVGTLTVEVANGAPSALPDGPVSLATGTSVLVDVLANDTDPNGDTLTLVPDGLGTPVDGDGTARGTVTIENGQVRYTPPTGWAGTVTFTYEVTDGDVTVAGSATVVVANAVPVAGDFTETTASGTPVVLDAIGNASDANIPGTDQQLTVTGAVADQGADVVLNNDGTLTLTPAPGFEGDVTVTYTVVDRAGGEDTGTITVTVANAAPVADDDSVTTAYGTPVDVDLPALASDANPGDTLVVISAGTPVDGDGNLRGAVTLTGGVATFTSQDGFSGTVTFPYVVSDGTDTATGTITVEVANANPVAVDDTATTATDAPITVDVLANDTDPNIPVTDQRLQVTGASADFGANVLVEDDGRLTVTPAAGFRGDVTVTYTIADGPDGAGTATGTLVVSVANAAPVAGDDGPVTIASSTSTLIDVLANDVDANPADVLAVVPASLSVPRDADGVVRGSAAIEGGQVRFSPTPGFAGTVTFTYAVSDATAADTATVTVVVANDAPVAVDDAATTATDTPITVDVLANDTDANIPGSTQELTVTTVTADNGATAGIGEDGRVTVTLATGFRGDVTVTYTVSDGAGGEDTGILVVSVANASPVVGDDGPVTTPTDTSVLVDVLANDSDANGDPLSVVPGSLTPPVDGDGTAQGTVTVEDGQVRYVPAPGFAGTVTFEYDVTDGTSTTTGTVSVTVANAAPVAVDDAATTATDTPITVDVLANDTDANIPGSSQELTVTTVTADNGATAGIGPDGRVTVTPAAGFRGDVTVTYTITDGPDGAGTATGTLVVSVANAAPVAGDDGPVTIASSTSTLIDVLANDIDANSADVLAVVPASLSVPRDADGVVRGSAAIEDGQVRFSPTPGFAGTVTFTYAVSDATAADTATVTVVVANDAPVAVDDTATTATDTPITVDVLANDTDPNIPGSTQELTVTTVTADNGATAGIGEDGRVTVTLATGFKGDVTVTYTVSDSAGGQDTGILVVSVANASPVVGDDGPVTTPTDTSVLIDVLANDADANGDPLSVVPGSLTAPVDGGGTAQGTVTVEDGQVRYVPAPGFAGTVTFEYDVTDATSTTTGTVSVTVANAAPVAVDDTATTATDTPITVDVLGNDTDPNIPGTDQRLQVTGATADQGATVTVEDDGRLTVTPATGFKGDVTVTYTVTDGAGGSDEGTLVVTVANAAPVVPSLDTVSTPYGTPVVVDVLTPATDANGDPLEVVEVRAPVDADGTPRGTVTLVDGVVTYTPPAGWSGTVTFEYDVSDGTDTTAGTASVTVGNGAPVVTPDSADGTAGSPVTIDVLANDSDPEGGPLTIVEVTQPESGTVEIVDGKLVYTPAPGFVGEATFTYTATDATGARTTTTVTVRVAAAPPVAAGGPLAVTGAQVAGLGAAALLLLLGGAVLVTVRRRRGSHVG is encoded by the coding sequence ATGGCAGCGGCACGCGCGCGTCGGCAGAGCACGACTCACGACGGCTCTCGGCGACGGGGACGCTTCGTCGCACGCGTCGCAGCCCTCCTCGCCGGTGCGCTCGTCGCGGCGCCGCTCACCCTCGTCGGCATCGCGTCGCCCGCGGCGGCGGCGGAGTACCGCCAGTTCAAGCAGGTGTTCACCACGAACACCAACGGCGAGATCCTCATGGCGGCGAACACGCTCATGACGTGCAACGCCGCGACGGGCGCGACGAGGCGCACGTGCGCGGAAGCACGCGCCGGCACCGGCTCGGACCTGAACAACAACGACTTCACGTCGATGCAGTTCGTCGACGTCGACGCCTCCGCGGACACGTTCAACTCCTCCTCGGCGGACCTCACGGTTCCGGACGGCGGCAGCGTGCTGTGGGCGCGCCTGTACTGGGCGGGTCGCACGGGCTCGGGCGGGCCGAACCAGAGCGTGGCGCTGCGCGACGAGGCGGTGCTCCGCGTCCCCGGCGCCGCGGGCTACCGAGAGGTCACCGCCGACGTCGACGCGGTGGACGTCGCGGTCAAGGACGACTACGGCACCGCGTACCAGGCACACCTGGACGTCACCGCGATCGTGCAGGCGGCCGGCTCGGGCACGTACACGGTCGGCAACGTCCAGTCGTCCTCCGATGGCACCAACCAGTACGCCGGGTGGGCGCTGGTCGTCGCGGTCTCCGACCCCGCGGCGCCGGCGCGCAACCTGACGATCTTCGACGGCTTCGGCTCCGTCAGCATCGGCGACGCCCTGCCGACGTTCACGGTGAGCGGATTCATCACGCCCCCGAACGGTGACATCCGCACGTCGGTCGGCGTCGTGGCGTACGAGGGCGACCGCGGCTACACGGGTGACCAGCTGCAGCTCAACGGCACCGACCTCAGCGACCTCAGCAACCCGGTCGGCAACTCGTTCAACTCCTCGATCAGCCGCTTCGGTGTGGACGACGGCCGCCGCAACCCCGCGTTCGTCAACCAGCTCGGGTTCGACGCCGACGTCTTCCGCGTCGCTCGCCCGGTCGTCAACAACGGCGACACGAGCGCGACGATCACGCTGACGACGTCCCTCGACCAGTACTTCCCCGGTGTCGTCACCTTCGCCACCGACCTGTACGACCCGACCCTGCTGGGCAACAAGTCGGTCACGGACGTCAACGACGGCCCGCTGCGGCCGGGGGACGTCCTGCGGTACACCGTGCCGGTCAGCAACATCGGCCTGGACACGGCAGCCGACAGCCGCTTCTTCGACGCGATCCCCACGGGCACGTCCTACGTGCCGGAGTCCCTGGCCATCGACGGGGTCCCCGTCACCGACGCGCAGGACGACGACGCCGGGTACTACGACGCCGCACCGCGCGGTCACGTCGTCGCGCACCTGGGCGCGGGCGCGTCGGCCGGCGGCGGGGGAGACATCCCGATCACCCCGGAGCTGGCCGACGCCCCGCACACGGTGTCCTTCAGCGTCGTCGTCGACGCGGACATCCCTCACGGTGCGCAGATCGTCAACGGCGCGGCGATGACGTACCGCGGCAAGACGACCTACGCGTCCGCGTCGTCGGTCTCCAACGTCGTCACCGACGTCGTCACGGCCACGCCGGACGCGGGCGAGAACCCGCCGGTCGCCACCCCGCACGTGCTGACGTTCCGGCCGCGTCCCATCGAGCGGACGCTGGACATCGCCGTGCTCGACGGTGACCGCGACGCCGACGGCGACACGTTCAGCGTCAAGGCCGTCACCGACGCCGCGGGCGGCGCCCTCACCGTCAACGCCGACGGCACCGTCACCTACGCCCCGCGCGACGACTTCGCGGGCCGCGACGTGTTCACGTACACGATCGAGGACAGCACGGGCCTGCGGTCGACGGCGTCGGTGCAGGTCGTCGTCGTCAACGACGCCCCCGTCGCCCACGACGACACCGCGACCACGACCGGTGGCACGCCGGTGACGATCGACGTCCTCGACGTCGACACCGACGCGAACGGCGACCAGATCAGCGTCCGGTCCGTCACGCCGACCAGCACGCAGGGCGGGACCGTCACGATCGCCCCTGACGACGGCTCGGTCGTGTACACGCCGCGCCCCGGCTTCCGTGGCACGGACACGTTCGACTACGTCGTCCAGGACACCCGCGGCGGCTCGGACACCGCCACGGTGACCGTCACGGTCGCGAACGGGCTCCCCGTCGCGCAGCCGGACACCTACACCGTGAACGCCGGTGGGACGGTCGCACTGGATCTCCTGGCCAACGACTCCGACCCCGACGGCGACGCGATCCAGATCGCCGGGATCTTGCCGGCGCCGAGCCACGGGGCGTACAGCATGGCGGCGTCCGGCACGGGCAGCTACACCCCGTACCTAGGCTTCGTGGGCACCGACATCTTCGTGTACCGGGTGCGGGACGACCAGTCCCCGGCCGGGGTGTCCTCCCCGGTGACGGTCACCATCATCGTCAACGGCCGGCCCGTCGCGAACGGCGACACCGCCAACGTGCCCACGGGCTCGTCGGACGTGGTCGTGCCCGTGCTCGACAACGACACCGACCCCGAGAACGGTGACCTGACGGTGACCGTGGTGACCCAGCCCGGTCAGGGGAGCGCGGTGGCGCTCGACGACGGCACGGTCCGCTACACCCCGGCCGCCGGCTGGGCCGGGGAGGACGAATTGACCTACCGCGTCACCGACGCCGGTGGCCTGAGCTCGACGGCCACGGTGACGGTCACCACCGCCAACACGGCGCCGGTCGCGGTCGACGACGTCGCGTCCGTCGCGAAGAACGGTGTCCTGAGCGGGGTGCCGGTGCTGGCGAACGACACCGACGTGAACGTCGCGGCGGGTGTCCCCGGCCAGGCGCTGACGGTCACCGCCGCGTCCGCGGACAACGGCGCGACGGTGAACCCTCACGCGAACAGCACGCTCGACGTGACCCCGGCCACCGGCTTCGTCGGCACGGTCACCGTCACCTACACGGTGACGGACGGCGCCGGCGGCACGGACGTCGGCACCTTGACGGTCGAGGTCGCGAACGGTGCGCCGTCGGCGCTGCCGGACGGCCCGGTCAGCCTCGCGACCGGCACCTCGGTCCTCGTCGACGTCCTCGCCAACGACACCGACCCGAACGGCGACACGCTCACGCTGGTCCCGGACGGCCTCGGCACGCCGGTCGACGGCGACGGCACCGCCCGCGGCACCGTCACCATCGAGAACGGCCAGGTCCGCTACACGCCCCCGACGGGCTGGGCGGGGACGGTCACGTTCACCTACGAGGTCACCGACGGCGACGTGACCGTGGCCGGGTCCGCCACGGTCGTGGTCGCGAACGCCGTACCGGTCGCCGGTGACTTCACCGAGACCACCGCGTCCGGGACCCCGGTGGTCCTCGACGCCATCGGCAACGCGAGCGACGCGAACATCCCCGGCACCGACCAGCAGCTCACCGTCACGGGCGCGGTCGCGGACCAGGGCGCGGACGTCGTCCTCAACAACGACGGGACCCTCACCCTGACCCCCGCGCCGGGCTTCGAGGGTGACGTGACCGTGACCTACACGGTCGTCGACCGCGCCGGCGGCGAGGACACGGGCACGATCACCGTGACGGTCGCCAACGCGGCACCCGTGGCCGACGACGACTCCGTCACCACGGCCTACGGCACCCCCGTGGACGTCGACCTGCCGGCACTGGCGTCGGACGCCAACCCGGGCGACACGCTCGTCGTCATCAGCGCGGGCACGCCCGTGGACGGTGACGGCAACCTGCGCGGGGCCGTCACCCTCACCGGCGGCGTCGCGACGTTCACCTCGCAGGACGGCTTCTCCGGCACGGTGACGTTCCCGTACGTGGTCAGCGACGGCACGGACACCGCGACCGGCACCATCACCGTCGAGGTCGCCAACGCGAACCCGGTCGCGGTCGACGACACGGCCACGACCGCGACGGACGCCCCCATCACGGTGGACGTGCTGGCCAACGACACGGACCCGAACATCCCCGTCACGGACCAGCGCCTGCAGGTCACCGGTGCGAGCGCCGACTTCGGTGCGAACGTCCTCGTCGAGGACGACGGGCGTCTGACCGTGACGCCGGCCGCGGGCTTCCGCGGTGACGTCACGGTCACGTACACGATCGCCGACGGCCCCGACGGTGCGGGCACGGCGACGGGCACGCTCGTGGTGTCGGTGGCCAACGCGGCACCGGTCGCGGGCGACGACGGCCCCGTCACGATCGCCTCGAGCACGAGCACCCTCATCGACGTGCTCGCCAACGACGTCGACGCGAACCCTGCCGACGTGCTGGCCGTCGTCCCGGCGTCGCTGTCCGTGCCGCGGGACGCCGACGGGGTCGTGCGCGGCTCCGCGGCGATCGAGGGCGGCCAGGTGCGGTTCAGCCCGACTCCCGGGTTCGCCGGCACCGTGACGTTCACGTACGCCGTCAGCGACGCGACGGCCGCCGACACGGCCACCGTCACCGTGGTCGTCGCGAACGACGCACCTGTCGCCGTTGACGACGCGGCCACGACCGCCACGGACACCCCCATCACGGTGGACGTGCTGGCCAACGACACCGACGCGAACATCCCCGGCTCGACGCAGGAGCTGACGGTCACGACCGTCACGGCCGACAACGGCGCCACCGCGGGGATCGGGGAGGACGGTCGCGTCACCGTGACGCTGGCCACCGGTTTCAGGGGCGACGTCACCGTCACCTACACGGTGTCCGACGGTGCGGGCGGCGAGGACACCGGCATCCTCGTGGTGTCGGTCGCCAACGCGAGCCCCGTGGTGGGCGACGACGGCCCGGTGACGACACCGACCGACACGTCCGTGCTCGTCGACGTGCTCGCCAACGACTCCGACGCGAACGGTGACCCGCTGAGCGTCGTGCCGGGCTCCCTGACCCCGCCGGTGGACGGGGACGGCACGGCGCAGGGCACCGTCACGGTCGAGGACGGTCAGGTCCGGTACGTCCCGGCGCCCGGCTTCGCGGGCACGGTCACGTTCGAGTACGACGTCACCGACGGGACCAGCACGACGACCGGCACGGTCAGCGTGACCGTGGCCAACGCGGCCCCGGTCGCGGTCGACGACGCGGCCACGACCGCCACGGACACCCCCATCACGGTGGACGTGCTGGCCAACGACACCGACGCGAACATCCCCGGCTCGTCGCAGGAGCTGACGGTTACGACCGTCACGGCCGACAACGGCGCCACCGCGGGGATCGGGCCGGACGGTCGCGTCACAGTGACCCCGGCCGCGGGCTTCCGCGGCGACGTCACGGTCACGTACACGATCACCGACGGCCCCGACGGTGCGGGCACGGCGACGGGCACGCTCGTGGTGTCGGTGGCCAACGCGGCACCGGTCGCGGGCGACGACGGCCCCGTCACGATCGCCTCGAGCACGAGCACCCTCATCGACGTGCTCGCCAACGACATCGACGCGAACTCTGCCGACGTGCTGGCCGTCGTCCCGGCGTCGCTGTCCGTGCCGCGGGACGCCGACGGGGTCGTGCGCGGCTCCGCGGCGATCGAGGACGGCCAGGTGCGGTTCAGCCCGACTCCCGGGTTCGCCGGCACCGTGACGTTCACGTACGCCGTCAGCGACGCGACGGCCGCCGACACGGCCACCGTCACCGTGGTCGTCGCGAACGACGCCCCGGTCGCCGTTGACGACACGGCCACGACCGCCACGGACACCCCCATCACGGTGGACGTGCTGGCCAACGACACCGACCCGAACATCCCCGGCTCGACGCAGGAGCTGACGGTCACGACCGTCACCGCCGACAACGGCGCCACCGCGGGGATCGGGGAGGACGGTCGCGTCACCGTGACGCTGGCCACCGGTTTCAAGGGCGACGTCACCGTCACCTACACGGTCTCCGACAGTGCGGGCGGGCAGGACACCGGCATCCTCGTGGTGTCGGTGGCCAACGCGAGCCCCGTGGTGGGCGACGACGGCCCGGTGACGACACCGACCGACACGTCCGTGCTCATCGACGTGCTCGCCAACGACGCCGACGCGAACGGTGACCCGCTGAGCGTCGTGCCCGGCTCGCTGACCGCGCCGGTGGACGGGGGCGGCACGGCGCAGGGCACCGTCACGGTCGAGGACGGTCAGGTCCGGTACGTCCCGGCGCCCGGCTTCGCGGGCACGGTCACGTTCGAGTACGACGTCACCGACGCGACCAGCACGACGACCGGCACGGTCAGCGTGACCGTGGCCAACGCCGCCCCGGTCGCCGTTGACGACACGGCCACGACCGCCACGGACACCCCCATCACGGTGGACGTGCTCGGCAACGACACCGACCCGAACATCCCCGGCACCGACCAGCGCCTGCAGGTCACCGGTGCGACGGCCGACCAGGGCGCGACCGTCACCGTCGAGGACGACGGCCGCCTGACCGTCACCCCGGCCACCGGCTTCAAGGGCGACGTCACCGTCACCTACACCGTCACCGACGGTGCTGGCGGCAGTGACGAGGGCACGCTCGTGGTCACCGTGGCCAACGCCGCACCGGTCGTCCCGTCACTCGACACCGTCAGCACGCCGTACGGCACGCCCGTGGTGGTCGACGTCCTGACGCCCGCGACCGACGCCAACGGCGACCCCCTCGAGGTCGTCGAGGTCCGGGCCCCTGTCGACGCGGACGGCACGCCGCGCGGCACCGTCACGCTCGTCGACGGTGTGGTGACCTATACCCCGCCGGCGGGGTGGTCCGGCACGGTCACGTTCGAGTACGACGTCTCCGACGGCACCGACACCACCGCCGGCACCGCGTCCGTCACCGTCGGCAACGGCGCACCGGTCGTCACGCCGGACTCCGCCGACGGCACGGCGGGCTCGCCCGTGACGATCGACGTGCTGGCCAACGACTCCGACCCCGAGGGCGGTCCGCTGACGATCGTCGAGGTCACTCAGCCGGAGTCCGGCACCGTCGAGATCGTGGACGGCAAGCTCGTCTACACCCCGGCGCCGGGGTTCGTCGGTGAGGCGACGTTCACCTACACCGCCACCGACGCGACCGGGGCACGTACGACCACGACGGTCACGGTCCGTGTCGCGGCAGCCCCGCCGGTCGCGGCAGGGGGCCCACTGGCCGTCACCGGTGCGCAGGTCGCTGGACTCGGTGCCGCAGCCCTGCTGCTGCTGCTCGGCGGAGCCGTCCTGGTGACGGTGCGCCGCCGACGTGGCTCGCACGTGGGCTGA
- a CDS encoding GAF domain-containing protein, producing MTEAVARPAPQHDVASALLSAILDMAGDLDTRSLLERFVAASTSLTGARYGAINIVDEDGASVEFVQSGFTDSVVAALGHPPHAWGVLGAIPDEGVLRLDDLTQHPDFRGLPAGHPPMGSFLGAAVRVRGERFGTLYLSEKAGGFGPDDEAVVLSLAAAAAVAVLNSQSYALEVRRQQWLTAAQDITTMLLEGADAEDVLERVAAAAVQVADADVAAIVLPGADEDELLVEIVTPAGRSLLGADMSTEERVRAAFDDGTGCLVADAGDSPALVGYGPSLLAPLHAHGEGMGVLVLLRRTGAAPFTDEDLTLAQSFARQAALAFVLGEAQRLRGHAAVRDERTRIARDLHDLAIQQLFAAGMQVEALRSDPSGPVSAEASQVLEQVVGHVDAGIRQIRVIVRTLDDPGATIPLVERVVAEVELARSSLGFAPHLSVHVDGVSVDPLAGDRVVTGGIDEVVAPGRANNVVAVVREGLSNVARHARSHAVSVRLAVTTGDPGQVVVEVEDDGVGVPPTRTRSSGTRNLAQRAEESGGSFALLRPASGRGALLRWSAPLD from the coding sequence TTGACCGAGGCAGTCGCCCGCCCCGCCCCGCAGCACGACGTCGCGTCAGCGCTGCTCTCGGCGATCCTCGACATGGCGGGCGACCTCGACACCCGCAGCCTGCTGGAGCGGTTCGTGGCCGCGAGCACCAGCCTGACCGGCGCGCGGTACGGGGCGATCAACATCGTCGACGAGGACGGCGCGTCGGTCGAGTTCGTGCAGAGCGGCTTCACGGACTCGGTCGTCGCGGCGCTCGGGCACCCGCCGCACGCCTGGGGGGTGCTCGGCGCGATCCCCGACGAGGGGGTCCTTCGGCTCGACGACCTCACGCAGCACCCCGACTTCCGCGGTCTGCCCGCCGGGCACCCGCCGATGGGGTCGTTCCTCGGTGCCGCCGTGCGCGTGCGGGGCGAACGCTTCGGCACCCTGTACCTGTCGGAGAAGGCCGGCGGGTTCGGCCCCGACGACGAGGCGGTGGTGCTGTCGCTGGCCGCCGCTGCCGCCGTGGCCGTCCTCAACTCCCAGTCGTACGCGCTGGAGGTCCGCCGCCAGCAGTGGCTGACCGCCGCGCAGGACATCACCACGATGCTCCTCGAGGGCGCCGACGCCGAGGACGTCCTCGAGCGCGTCGCCGCCGCCGCGGTGCAGGTCGCCGACGCGGACGTCGCCGCGATCGTCCTGCCCGGGGCCGACGAGGACGAGCTGCTCGTCGAGATCGTCACCCCCGCGGGCAGGTCCCTGCTGGGTGCGGACATGAGCACCGAGGAGCGCGTGCGCGCCGCGTTCGACGACGGCACGGGGTGCCTCGTCGCCGACGCCGGTGACTCACCGGCGCTCGTCGGGTACGGGCCGTCGCTCCTCGCACCCCTGCACGCCCACGGCGAGGGGATGGGGGTGCTCGTGCTCCTGCGGCGGACGGGCGCCGCACCCTTCACCGACGAGGACCTCACCCTCGCGCAGTCGTTCGCGCGGCAGGCCGCGCTCGCGTTCGTGCTCGGTGAGGCCCAGCGGCTGCGCGGTCACGCCGCCGTGCGCGACGAGCGCACGCGCATCGCGCGCGACCTGCACGACCTCGCCATCCAGCAGCTCTTCGCCGCCGGGATGCAGGTCGAGGCGCTGCGCTCCGACCCGTCCGGGCCCGTCTCCGCGGAGGCGTCGCAGGTGCTGGAGCAGGTCGTCGGGCACGTCGACGCCGGCATTCGGCAGATCCGCGTCATCGTGCGGACCCTCGACGACCCCGGCGCCACCATCCCGCTCGTCGAGCGCGTGGTCGCCGAGGTCGAGCTCGCGCGGTCCTCCCTCGGGTTCGCCCCGCACCTCAGCGTGCACGTGGACGGGGTCTCCGTGGACCCCCTCGCCGGGGACCGGGTGGTGACCGGCGGCATCGACGAGGTCGTCGCGCCCGGCCGCGCCAACAACGTCGTCGCGGTCGTGCGGGAGGGGCTGTCGAACGTGGCGCGCCACGCGCGCTCGCACGCGGTGTCCGTGCGGCTGGCCGTCACGACCGGGGACCCCGGGCAGGTGGTCGTCGAGGTCGAGGACGACGGGGTCGGCGTGCCGCCCACGCGCACGCGCTCGTCGGGTACCCGCAACCTCGCGCAGCGCGCCGAGGAGTCGGGCGGGTCGTTCGCGCTGCTGCGGCCCGCGTCGGGGCGCGGGGCGCTGCTGCGGTGGTCGGCGCCGCTGGACTGA
- a CDS encoding EI24 domain-containing protein encodes MRWAMREVLDGARLLLRGWGYWRRQPRVMALGLVPAAVVGLVVLAAIVLLVMHLGTVAEWLTPFADDWSPTWERTAEVAAQAVVLAAAVVLVVVTFTALTLTVGEPFYDRIWRAVEVTETGTVPAGDTGFWRGAEDGLALMGRGLVVAVLAGTVGIVPVVGTALGWVGGLLLTGWVLAHELTSRALVSRGVPRRERNRLLRAHRRQTIGFGAATQLCFLVPGGAVVTMPAAVAGATLLAHAVLGEGARVSPLTTGLSTDGEKPDQRVIGHP; translated from the coding sequence GTGAGGTGGGCGATGCGTGAGGTGCTCGACGGTGCCCGGCTGCTGCTGCGCGGGTGGGGCTACTGGCGGCGGCAGCCGCGGGTCATGGCGCTCGGCCTGGTGCCCGCGGCGGTGGTCGGCCTCGTCGTGCTCGCTGCGATCGTCCTGCTGGTGATGCACCTGGGGACGGTCGCGGAGTGGCTGACGCCGTTCGCCGACGACTGGTCGCCGACGTGGGAGCGGACCGCCGAGGTCGCCGCGCAGGCCGTCGTGCTCGCGGCCGCGGTCGTGCTCGTCGTCGTGACGTTCACGGCGCTGACGCTGACCGTCGGCGAGCCGTTCTACGACCGGATCTGGCGGGCCGTCGAGGTCACCGAGACCGGGACGGTGCCGGCCGGGGACACGGGGTTCTGGCGCGGTGCGGAGGACGGGCTCGCACTCATGGGACGCGGGCTCGTCGTCGCGGTGCTCGCCGGGACCGTGGGGATCGTGCCGGTCGTCGGGACCGCGCTCGGGTGGGTCGGCGGGCTCCTGCTCACCGGCTGGGTGCTGGCGCACGAGCTGACGTCGCGCGCGCTCGTGTCCCGCGGCGTGCCGCGGCGCGAGCGCAACCGGCTGCTGCGGGCGCACCGGCGCCAGACGATCGGGTTCGGCGCGGCGACGCAGCTGTGCTTCCTGGTGCCCGGCGGGGCCGTGGTGACCATGCCCGCGGCGGTCGCCGGGGCGACGCTGCTGGCGCACGCCGTGCTGGGGGAGGGGGCACGGGTCTCACCCTTGACCACAGGGTTATCCACAGATGGGGAGAAACCGGACCAAAGGGTGATCGGCCACCCCTAG